In one Lolium rigidum isolate FL_2022 chromosome 3, APGP_CSIRO_Lrig_0.1, whole genome shotgun sequence genomic region, the following are encoded:
- the LOC124698730 gene encoding DNA-directed RNA polymerases II, IV and V subunit 6A-like, whose protein sequence is MADEDYEADMGYEDEPPEADIEDGVEEDPENNEDAPDDVVGGEGEEKEQDKTPRPRHTTKYMTKYERARILGTRALQISMNAPVMVELEGETDPLEIAMKELRARKIPFTIRRYLPDGSYEDWGVDELIVEDSWKRQVGGG, encoded by the exons ATGGCGGACGAAGATTATGAGGCTGACATGGG ATACGAGGATGAGCCTCCAGAAGCTGATATTGAG GATGGGGTTGAAGAAGATCCTGAGAACAATGAGGATGCCCCTGATGACGTGGTAGGGGGTGAAGGTGAAGAAAAGGAACAGGATAAGACTCCGCGTCCGCGCCATACAACAAAATATATGACCAAGTATGAGCGTGCGCGCATCCTTGGTACACGTGCTTTGCAGATAAG CATGAATGCTCCAGTTATGGTTGAGCTTGAGGGAGAAACCGATCCTCTTGAG ATTGCCATGAAAGAACTGAGAGCACGTAAGATCCCCTTCACGATTAGGCGGTACTTACCTGATGGAAG TTATGAGGACTGGGGAGTCGATGAGCTCATTGTTGAGGACTCCTGGAAGCGTCAAGTTGGTGGGGGCTAA
- the LOC124702758 gene encoding protein POST-ILLUMINATION CHLOROPHYLL FLUORESCENCE INCREASE, chloroplastic-like — protein MATLSSCSRLSGGGATAFHRRRSRPSHATVITCRSFSAAVRAAATASATATETATASVPQTKECSLPTWAEFELGKAPVYWKTTSGLPPAPGEGLKIFYNPGTTELAPNEQFGIAFNGGFNQPIMCGGEPRQMTLQERGSADPPIYTIRIRVPQHATTLVFSFTNGSEWDGEYTLKFKVPKPWLGKPLSFFNEGLADELNMEGACDRAIFPDENIVITSCEMGSYYEEGGDRCKLDIVSGCMDPASHMFDPLAVIDDGTCPLDSDSEE, from the exons ATGGCCACACTCTCTTCTTGCAGCCgcctgagcggcggcggcgctaccGCCTTCCACCGCCGACGTAGCCGGCCTTCGCATGCCACAGTCATCACCTGCCGGAGCTTCTCGGCCGCGGTCCGCGCGGCCGCAACCGCCTCTGCCACGGCGACGGAAACGGCAACGGCTTCGGTGCCGCAGACCAAGGA GTGCTCGCTCCCGACGTGGGCAGAGTTCGAGCTAGGAAAGGCACCGGTCTACTGGAAGACCACCAGCGGCCTTCCTCCTGCCCCG GGAGAGGGCCTGAAGATATTCTACAACCCCGGGACGACCGAGCTGGCACCTAACGAGCAGTTCGGCATCGCGTTTAACG GGGGGTTTAACCAGCCGATCATGTGCGGTGGTGAGCCGAGGCAGATGACGCTGCAGGAGAGGGGATCAGCCGATCCCCCCATATACACCATCAGGATTCGAGTGCCGCAGCATG CCACGACACTGGTTTTCTCCTTCACAAATGGAAGTGAATGGGATGGGGAATACACCCTCAAGTTTAAGGTCCCCAAACCATGGCTCGGCAAGCCCTTGAGCTTTTTCAACGAG GGGCTGGCAGACGAGCTCAACATGGAGGGTGCCTGCGACAGAGCCATCTTCCCGGATGAAAACATCGTCATCACAAGCTGCGAAATGGGCAGCTACTACGAAGAAGGTGGAGACCGGTGCAAGCTGGACATTGTGAGCGGATGCATGGACCCGGCCTCGCACATGTTTGATCCACTCGCCGTCATCGATGATGGCACCTGCCCGCTGGACTCTGATTCCGAGGAGTGA